Proteins encoded by one window of Cyprinus carpio isolate SPL01 chromosome B6, ASM1834038v1, whole genome shotgun sequence:
- the zdbf2 gene encoding DBF4-type zinc finger-containing protein 2: MPLEEGPQSSAKKAERRDMMSSGTSRGEEPVAGPSSSQRQGYCSCCRVLYNSVEQHILSSQHREVVRAARANVSSGGLLERFLQDVLQHHPHRYSDTRPTHADLPLLTTPLIPKEVLSEVYCGSDDDGVSVGTREEMPTSDEESCEMLQIAASTPAVMTDLTASTHVQTTFQKGKMVPEPPPPEKYSPTQGYLLRTSGSSANDKPNTSQLTLPVQRQSLQTNSSGHPCASEGPPVAKTGAVKHRKAHKKTNRDKEGSDSITASHAPPAAKCITSKDQPSTFRSVAEESTVWISALPPWKGPHREQTFSHLSDQIRDVIEEVIEKYCYGHSLNVDQREDDGSFVLSPQSMSQSKGSEEWDNAIEMALGKTKAEEKNLAELLEVHINLEDQGYQTQLDTALNTVGTPEENKESSAEKVFPDLPHIPQSFVGKTLTQVMFEDDVKIDSIVKEFQQGQFRCYFDSESLARFGKHSKKRRKKKKQDKKEEADNAGWEPVDILPLMDHNEEDPKHSAILKKSRQKIYRLASRCQVVKVSHSTQTMPLSCPVVRRKSSQETFPSTHSEEPQQCPSPERTPDIKTRLCALKLPASYCKIMSPLQPKTVVYVLSSPDGGQGISKPTPIKKAGRKRKSCDSDVGLKYKYKKTPLKFYDPLTNRILKSPPKGMSSPSNSKSLSHVRQLFRSLSPDINKERQGLGQGQSSGGSRKARGRSSMVDLCTSTSDSILDSGGPSEPGSSLSSSRRALFTRSSISSSSCFLLGHLTPSTHVDDSSKALSHSCAGSSYKVGGLEQDEHRQQTAVDQTPIRRSSRRAGPLTTAKRPPVPPYRTKRKSPKPQRKAKSQGNLPQTVGSRISAECRISPRNKSPARSSLRSSASSKLAIQPVITSSSKQINTMLSASQQKRVRGRTATVHIAD; the protein is encoded by the exons ATGCCCTTGGAGGAGGGACCACAGTCCTCTGCTAAAA AAGCAGAGAGGCGTGACATGATGTCCAGCGG GACTAGTAGAGGAGAAGAGCCTGTTGCCGGTCCTTCCAGCTCCCAAAGACAGGGTTACTGCAGCTGCTGTCGAGTTCTGTACAATAGTGTGGAACAG CACATCTTGAGTTCCCAACATAGAGAAGTCGTACGAGCTGCTAGAGCTAATGTATCTTCTGGTGGTTTGTTAGAGAGATTCCTCCAGGATGTGCTTCAGCATCATCCTCATCGCTATAGTGACACACG GCCTACCCATGCTGATCTACCTTTGCTAACCACCCCACTCATCCCAAAGGAGGTGCTCTCAGAGGTGTACTGTGGATCAGACGATGATGGTGTCTCTGTTGGGACACGTGAGGAGATGCCTACCTCTGATGAAGAGTCCTGTGAAATGCTGCAAATTGCAGCCTCTACTCCAGCAGTGATGACTGACCTTACTGCATCTACACACGTACAAACCACTTTCCAAAAAGGAAAAATGGTGCCTGAACCACCTCCCCCTGAAAAGTACTCCCCTACACAGGGTTATTTGCTCAGGACTAGTGGCAGCTCTGCCAATGACAAACCGAATACATCACAATTGACACTACCTGTTCAGAGACAGAGTTTACAAACAAACTCCTCTGGACATCCCTGTGCTTCAGAGGGTCCACCAGTCGCCAAGACTGGAGCTGTTAAACACAGGAAAGCACACAAGAAGACCAATAGGGATAAAGAGGGGAGCGACTCCATTACAGCTTCACATGCCCCACCAGCTGCAAAGTGCATTACCTCGAAGGACCAGCCTTCAACCTTTCGATCAGTGGCTGAAGAgtccacagtgtggatttcagcaCTGCCACCTTGGAAAGGTCCCCATAGGGAACAGACATTCAGTCATCTATCTGACCAGATTCGAGATGTGATAGAGGAGGTTATTGAAAAATACTGTTATGGCCACAGTCTCAATGTCGATCAGCGGGAGGATGATGGTAGCTTCGTTCTGAGTCCTCAGTCTATGAGTCAATCCAAAGGCAGTGAAGAATGGGACAATGCAATAGAGATGGCGTTGGGAAAGACAAAGGCTGAAGAAAAAAATTTAGCTGAGTTACTGGAAGTGCATATAAATCTTGAAGACCAAGGATACCAGACTCAGCTGGACACAGCCCTAAACACTGTGGGGACGCCTGAAGAAAACAAGGAGAGTTCTGCTGAGAAGGTGTTTCCTGATCTTCCCCACATACCACAGTCTTTTGTTGGCAAAACATTGACACAGGTGATGTTTGAAGATGACGTGAAGATAGACTCCATAGTAAAAGAATTCCAACAAGGCCAGTTCCGTTGCTATTTTGACAGTGAATCATTAGCTAGGTTTGGGAAGCACagtaaaaaaaggagaaagaaaaagaagcaggACAAAAAAGAGGAGGCAGATAACGCTGGGTGGGAGCCTGTAGACATCTTGCCACTCATGGATCACAATGAAGAAGACCCCAAACATTCCGCTATTTTGAAGAAGTCCAGGCAAAAAATTTACAGACTCGCATCACGTTGCCAAGTGGTAAAGGTAAGCCACAGTACACAGACCATGCCTCTTAGCTGCCCTGTGGTGCGGCGAAAATCATCACAAGAAACATTCCCCTCAACACACAGTGAAGAGCCCCAACAATGCCCCAGCCCTGAAAGGACCCCTGACATAAAGACCAGACTCTGTGCTTTGAAGCTTCCAGCTTCTTACTGCAAGATAATGAGTCCTCTACAGCCCAAAACTGTGGTCTATGTGCTTTCTTCCCCAGATGGGGGTCAAGGAATCTCCAAGCCTACCCCTATTAAGAAAGCAGGGAGGAAACGGAAGTCATGTGATAGCGATGTTGGCCTGAAGTACAAATACAAAAAGACGCCTCTTAAGTTCTATGACCCTTTGACCAATAGAATCTTAAAGAGTCCACCAAAAGGCATGTCTTCACCCTCTAATTCCAAGTCTCTTTCACACGTCCGACAGCTATTCCGTAGCCTTAGCCCGGATATTAATAAGGAGAGGCAGGGCCTGGGGCAGGGGCAGTCATCAGGAGGTTCTCGAAAGGCTCGTGGTAGGAGCAGCATGGTTGATCTATGTACCTCCACCTCAGACTCCATTCTGGATAGCGGTGGCCCCTCAGAACCTGGTTCTTCTTTATCTAGCAGCCGAAGAGCCTTATTCACCCGCTCCTCTATCTCAAGTAGCAGTTGTTTCCTCCTCGGACACCTCACGCCATCTACCCATGTGGATGATTCTTCCAAAGCACTTTCTCACTCTTGTGCGGGCAGTTCCTATAAGGTTGGAGGTCTGGAACAAGATGAACACCGCCAACAAACAGCAGTTGACCAAACACCAATCAGACGTAGCTCACGGAGGGCTGGACCTTTGACTACAGCCAAGAGACCACCAGTACCCCCTTACAGGACCAAAAGGAAGTCACCCAAACCACAGCGCAAAGCAAAATCACAAGGCAATCTCCCGCAAACTGTTGGCTCCCGTATATCTGCAGAATGTAGGATATCTCCCAGAAACAAGAGCCCTGCTAGGTCCTCACTTAGATCATCGGCTTCCTCTAAACTGGCGATTCAGCCGGTTATTACATCCtcttctaaacaaataaatacaatgctCAGTGCCAGTCAGCAGAAGAGAGTGAGGGGGAGGACCGCCACTGTACATATAGCAGACTGA
- the eef1b2 gene encoding elongation factor 1-beta — MGFGDLKTPAGLKVLNEFLADKSYIEGYVPSQADIAVFDALSGAPSADLCHALRWYNHIKSYQKEKGSLPGVKKPLGQYGPAGVEDTTAAAPAAADEDDDDIDLFGSDEEEDEETKKIKEERLAAYNAKKAKKPALIAKSSILLDVKPWDDETDMAKLEECVRSIQLDGLVWGQSKLLPVGYGIKKLQIACVVEDDKVGTDQLEELITAFEDYVQSMDVAAFNKI, encoded by the exons ATGGGATTTGGTGATCTCAAAACACCCGCTGGACTCAAGGTTCTGAATGAGTTTCTGGCAGACAAAAGTTACATAGAGGG GTATGTGCCCTCTCAGGCTGATATTGCAGTGTTCGATGCCCTGTCTGGTGCCCCCTCAGCTGACCTCTGCCATGCTTTGCGGTGGTACAATCACATCAAGTCTTACCAGAAGGAGAAGGGCAG CCTTCCAGGTGTGAAGAAGCCTCTCGGTCAGTACGGCCCTGCTGGTGTGGAGGACACAACTGCAGCAGCTCCTGCAGCGGCTGACGAAGATGATGATGACATTGATCTGTTCGGTTCTGATGAGGAAGAG GATGAGGAAACCAAAAAGATCAAGGAGGAGAGGCTTGCAGCATACAATGCAAAGAAGGCAAAGA AGCCTGCACTTATCGCCAAGTCTTCCATCCTGTTGGATGTCAAGCCCTGGGATGATGAAACTGACATGGCCAAGCTCGAGGAGTGTGTCCGCAGCATTCAGCTGGACGGTTTAGTCTGGGGACAAT CTAAACTGTTGCCTGTCGGCTATGGCATCAAGAAGCTGCAGATTGCCTGTGTTGTGGAGGATGATAAAGTTGGAACAGACCAGCTGGAGGAACTGATCACAGCCTTTGAGGACTATGTGCAGTCCATGGATGTGGCAGCCTTCAACAAGATCTGA